The following are from one region of the Falco biarmicus isolate bFalBia1 chromosome 1, bFalBia1.pri, whole genome shotgun sequence genome:
- the SMARCB1 gene encoding SWI/SNF-related matrix-associated actin-dependent regulator of chromatin subfamily B member 1 isoform X2, with the protein MMMMALSKTFGQKPVKFQLEEDGEFYMIGSEVGNYLRMFRGSLYKRYPSLWRRLATVEERKKIVASSHDHGYTTLATSVTLLKASEVEEILDGNDEKYKAVSISTEPPTYLREQKAKRNNQWVPTLPNSSHHLDAVPCSTTINRNRMGRDKKRTFPLCFDDHDPAVIHENASQPEVLVPIRLDMEIDGQKLRDAFTWNMNEKLMTPEMFSEILCDDLDLNPLTFVPAIASAIRQQIESYPTDSILEDQSDQRVIIKLNIHVGNISLVDQFEWDMSEKENSPEKFALKLCSELGLGGEFVTTIAYSIRGQLSWHQKTYAFSENPLPTVEIAIRNTGDADQWCPLLETLTDAEMEKKIRDQDRNTRRMRRLANTAPAW; encoded by the exons ATGATGATGATGGCGCTGAGCAAGACCTTCGGGCAGAAGCCCGTCAAGTTCCAGCTGGAGGAGGACGGCGAGTTCTACATGATCGGCTCTGAG GTGGGAAATTACTTGCGTATGTTTCGGGGTTCCCTGTACAAGAGATATCCTTCGCTCTGGAGGCGACTAGCCACagtagaagaaaggaagaagataGTAGCCTCTTCACATG ATCATGGCTATACAACATTAGCCACTAGCGTGACGCTGTTAAAGGCCTCTGAAGTGGAAGAGATCTTGGATGGAAATGATGAGAAGTATAAGGCAGTGTCTATCAGCACAGAACCTCCTACCTACCTCAG AGAacagaaggcaaagagaaaCAACCAGTGGGTGCCAACCCTGCCCAACAGTTCTCATCACCTGGATGCAGTGCCATGCTCAACAACGATTAACAGAAATCGCATGGGCAGGGATAAGAAGAGGACATTCCCTCTGTG CTTTGATGACCATGACCCAGCAGTGATCCATGAGAATGCATCCCAGCCGGAGGTTCTGGTTCCAATCAGGCTTGATATGGAAATTGATGGGCAGAAACTCAGAGATGCGTTTACGTGGAACATGAATG AAAAGCTAATGACCCCAGAAATGTTCTCTGAGATTCTTTGTGATGACCTGGATTTGAATCCTCTGACCTTTGTCCCTGCTATTGCCTCTGCCATCCGACAACAGATTGAGTCGTACCCAACTGACAGTATTCTCGAAGATCAGTCAGACCAACGAGTTATTATTAAG CTAAATATCCACGTAGGGAACATCTCCCTTGTAGACCAGTTTGAGTGGGACATGTCAGAGAAGGAGAATTCACCTGAGAAGTTTGCCTTGAAGCTGTGCTCAGAGCTTGGCCTGGGTGGGGAGTTTGTCACTACTATTGCCTACAGCATCCGGGGACAGCTGAGTTGGCATCAGAAGACATACGCCTTCAG CGAGAACCCTTTGCCGACTGTGGAAATTGCTATCCGCAACACCGGGGATGCTGACCAGTGGTGCCCTCTTCTGGAAACCCTCACAGATGCCGAGATGGAGAAGAAGATCAGAGACCAGGACAGAAATACAAG GCGCATGAGACGTTTGGCCAATACTGCTCCAGCCTGGTAA
- the SMARCB1 gene encoding SWI/SNF-related matrix-associated actin-dependent regulator of chromatin subfamily B member 1 isoform X1 → MMMMALSKTFGQKPVKFQLEEDGEFYMIGSEVGNYLRMFRGSLYKRYPSLWRRLATVEERKKIVASSHENQRSHSPRRYHGYTTLATSVTLLKASEVEEILDGNDEKYKAVSISTEPPTYLREQKAKRNNQWVPTLPNSSHHLDAVPCSTTINRNRMGRDKKRTFPLCFDDHDPAVIHENASQPEVLVPIRLDMEIDGQKLRDAFTWNMNEKLMTPEMFSEILCDDLDLNPLTFVPAIASAIRQQIESYPTDSILEDQSDQRVIIKLNIHVGNISLVDQFEWDMSEKENSPEKFALKLCSELGLGGEFVTTIAYSIRGQLSWHQKTYAFSENPLPTVEIAIRNTGDADQWCPLLETLTDAEMEKKIRDQDRNTRRMRRLANTAPAW, encoded by the exons ATGATGATGATGGCGCTGAGCAAGACCTTCGGGCAGAAGCCCGTCAAGTTCCAGCTGGAGGAGGACGGCGAGTTCTACATGATCGGCTCTGAG GTGGGAAATTACTTGCGTATGTTTCGGGGTTCCCTGTACAAGAGATATCCTTCGCTCTGGAGGCGACTAGCCACagtagaagaaaggaagaagataGTAGCCTCTTCACATG aAAATCAGCGGTCTCACAGTCCCAGAAGAT ATCATGGCTATACAACATTAGCCACTAGCGTGACGCTGTTAAAGGCCTCTGAAGTGGAAGAGATCTTGGATGGAAATGATGAGAAGTATAAGGCAGTGTCTATCAGCACAGAACCTCCTACCTACCTCAG AGAacagaaggcaaagagaaaCAACCAGTGGGTGCCAACCCTGCCCAACAGTTCTCATCACCTGGATGCAGTGCCATGCTCAACAACGATTAACAGAAATCGCATGGGCAGGGATAAGAAGAGGACATTCCCTCTGTG CTTTGATGACCATGACCCAGCAGTGATCCATGAGAATGCATCCCAGCCGGAGGTTCTGGTTCCAATCAGGCTTGATATGGAAATTGATGGGCAGAAACTCAGAGATGCGTTTACGTGGAACATGAATG AAAAGCTAATGACCCCAGAAATGTTCTCTGAGATTCTTTGTGATGACCTGGATTTGAATCCTCTGACCTTTGTCCCTGCTATTGCCTCTGCCATCCGACAACAGATTGAGTCGTACCCAACTGACAGTATTCTCGAAGATCAGTCAGACCAACGAGTTATTATTAAG CTAAATATCCACGTAGGGAACATCTCCCTTGTAGACCAGTTTGAGTGGGACATGTCAGAGAAGGAGAATTCACCTGAGAAGTTTGCCTTGAAGCTGTGCTCAGAGCTTGGCCTGGGTGGGGAGTTTGTCACTACTATTGCCTACAGCATCCGGGGACAGCTGAGTTGGCATCAGAAGACATACGCCTTCAG CGAGAACCCTTTGCCGACTGTGGAAATTGCTATCCGCAACACCGGGGATGCTGACCAGTGGTGCCCTCTTCTGGAAACCCTCACAGATGCCGAGATGGAGAAGAAGATCAGAGACCAGGACAGAAATACAAG GCGCATGAGACGTTTGGCCAATACTGCTCCAGCCTGGTAA
- the MMP11 gene encoding stromelysin-3 has translation MSEPAPLPGMARPPLPAAALLAAALLHCAPAAPARRHKPDVSRKHHTWKEQSPWLSSLVNAVGTGVPAKGFPVGVDEQAARWNPPRCGVPDLPVLPDSQNGRNRQKRFVLSGGRWDKTDLTYKIIRFPWQLVKAKVRRTIEEALKVWSDVTPLTFTEVQEGRADIVIDFTRYWHGDNLPFDGPGGILAHAFFPKTHREGDVHFDYDETWTIGNNLGTDLLQVAAHEFGHVLGLQHTAVSKSLMSPFYIFRYPLSLSEDDKQGIQYLYGKPKLDPDPTPTQPAELAQPDLETNEITNVESLQPDACDTTFDAASTIRGELFFFKSRYVWRLRAGKLQDGYPALASRHWQGIPSSVDATFEDPLGNIWFFQDSQYWIYDGERRVSGPTPIVELGLPASPVQAALVWGAEKNKIYIFSGGNYWRFNPHTRQVDNIYPRAMADWRGVPQEIDAAFQDEFGFAYFLRGRDYWKFDPVQVKVLESYPRQINQDFFSCTPSSNSFR, from the exons gatGTGTCTCGAAAGCATCACACCTGGAAGGAGCAGAGTCCTTGGCTGTCTTCCTTGGTGAACGCTGTGGGGACTGGTGTTCCTGCTAAGGGCTTCCCTGTGGGTGTGGATGAGCAGGCAGCACGCTGGAACCCACCTCGGTGCGGCGTGCCGGACCTCCCAGTGTTGCCGGACAGCCAGAATGGGCGGAACCGGCAGAAGCGGTTTGTCCTCTCTGGTGGACGCTGGGACAAGACCGACCTCACCTACAA AATTATCAGGTTCCCATGGCAACTTGTAAAAGCTAAAGTGAGAAGGACCATTGAGGAAGCTTTGAAAGTCTGGAGCGATGTGACCCCGCTGACCTTCACTGAGGTGCAGGAGGGACGGGCTGACATTGTCATTGATTTCACAAG GTACTGGCATGGAGACAACTTGCCTTTTGATGGGCCTGGAGGGATTCTGGCACACGCGTTCTTCCCCAAGACACACCGGGAGGGAGATGTCCATTTTGACTATGATGAGACCTGGACGATTGGGAATAACCTGG gcACTGACCTCCTGCAAGTGGCTGCTCATGAGTTTGGCCATGTCCTGGgcctgcagcacacagctgtcTCCAAGTCACTGATGTCTCCTTTCTACATCTTCCGCTACCCACTAAGTCTGAGTGAGGATGACAAGCAAGGTATTCAGTACCTCTATGGGAAACCCAAACTGGATCCCGATCCAACCCCAActcagccagcagagctggcccAGCCAGACCTTGAAACAAATGAGATCACTAATGTGGAG TCTTTACAGCCTGACGCCTGCGACACAACTTTCGATGCTGCATCCACCATCCGAGGGGAGCTGTTCTTCTTCAAGTCCCGCTATGTGTGGCGGCTTCgagctggaaagctgcaggaCGGCTACCCAGCTCTGGCCTCCCGCCACTGGCAGGGGATCCCCAGCTCTGTTGATGCCACCTTCGAGGACCCTCTGGGCAATATCTGGTTTTTCCAAG ATTCTCAGTACTGGATTTATGATGGCGAGAGACGGGTATCTGGTCCCACCCCAATTGTGGAGCTGGGCCTCCCTGCATcccctgtgcaggcagctctggtgTGGGGGGCTGAGAAAAACAAGATCTATATCTTCAGTGGAGGCAACTACTGGCGCTTCAACCCTCACACCCGCCAGGTGGACAACATCTACCCCCGGGCCATGGCTGACTGGCGCGGCGTCCCTCAGGAGATTGACGCGGCTtttcaggatgagtttg GTTTTGCCTATTTCCTGAGAGGCCGAGATTACTGGAAATTTGATCCAGTCCAGGTGAAAGTTCTGGAGAGCTACCCACGCCAGATCAACCAAGACTTCTTCAGCTGTACACCTTCCTCCAACTCCTTCAGATGA